The following proteins come from a genomic window of Syntrophorhabdales bacterium:
- a CDS encoding SDR family oxidoreductase → MGARLKDRVAIITGGGQGIGKAIAKAFVSEGAKVALAARTVANIEKTMGELKALGGDVIAIPTDITVEQQVIDMVPKVVAAFGKIDILVNNSGIGGPVCNVVDMKLDEWNYSFAVDLTGSMLCAREVLKHMIPRKSGNIINLGAEGGRTGDGRSGYPTRAAYCCAKMGVIGLTETLAQEVGEYGIRVNCLSAAAVRGERFMWVMTTRAKTAGTSVEDTITREMANYSLKRPAEEAELANTCVFLASDEASAITGQTIVAHCGQHISFK, encoded by the coding sequence ATGGGTGCGAGGCTGAAAGACAGGGTGGCGATCATTACCGGCGGAGGACAGGGCATAGGAAAAGCAATCGCAAAGGCTTTTGTGAGTGAAGGCGCAAAAGTGGCGCTCGCCGCGCGGACCGTTGCAAACATTGAGAAGACAATGGGAGAGCTGAAGGCCCTGGGCGGCGATGTGATAGCGATTCCAACAGACATCACCGTGGAGCAGCAGGTCATCGACATGGTTCCCAAGGTTGTAGCCGCTTTCGGCAAAATAGATATCCTGGTGAACAACAGCGGCATCGGAGGTCCTGTGTGCAACGTCGTCGACATGAAGCTGGACGAGTGGAATTACAGTTTCGCCGTGGACCTGACAGGATCAATGCTCTGTGCACGTGAAGTCTTGAAACATATGATTCCGCGCAAAAGCGGCAATATTATCAACCTGGGTGCAGAAGGAGGAAGGACGGGTGACGGAAGGTCTGGTTACCCGACGAGGGCTGCGTACTGCTGTGCAAAGATGGGTGTCATTGGCCTCACCGAAACGCTTGCGCAGGAAGTGGGGGAATATGGCATCCGTGTAAACTGCCTGAGCGCAGCAGCCGTGAGGGGTGAGCGTTTCATGTGGGTCATGACCACGAGGGCCAAGACAGCGGGAACGAGCGTAGAGGACACCATTACCAGGGAAATGGCAAATTACTCTTTGAAGAGGCCGGCGGAAGAAGCCGAACTGGCGAACACGTGTGTATTCTTGGCTTCAGATGAAGCGAGTGCCATTACCGGGCAGACCATTGTGGCTCATTGCGGACAGCACATCTCGTTCAAATAG
- a CDS encoding Xaa-Pro peptidase family protein, which yields MEDPKQRLTKCASTPELERRWKATREMMQEKKIDYLVIQNSEEFLGGALRWFTDFAARHQFPMTAIFPVDDEMTTIVCGGDPPAEQFPPPWAARGIKKRLGAVYFPTYHFTTTYDAELAAGVLKEKKKPVIGLVERAFIPITFYEHLVKQLPDATFVDATEWVDQIRAIKSPEEIEMLKATAALQDAAMEHVKKTIKPGVRDLDVYAEAHCFCSKNGSERGLVQVNSGPLGTMVPFDVYHFQNRVIKEGDQVSVLVEVNGPGGYYCEIMRIFTVGKEPTQELKDAYAVALEAQEMAAKRMKPGADPKELWDMNKEFLVKKGYFPPSRLFAHGQGSSLVERPSIRPDEPWKLKAGMNITIHPSAVKKDVWTIACDNYIVRENGGELLHKFPRGITVV from the coding sequence ATGGAGGATCCAAAACAAAGATTGACAAAATGTGCTTCCACTCCAGAGCTGGAACGCAGGTGGAAAGCAACACGGGAGATGATGCAGGAGAAGAAGATCGATTACCTCGTGATACAGAATTCGGAGGAATTCCTGGGAGGAGCGCTGCGGTGGTTCACTGATTTTGCCGCGCGTCACCAGTTTCCGATGACGGCGATTTTCCCGGTCGACGATGAGATGACGACAATCGTCTGTGGCGGGGACCCTCCTGCCGAGCAGTTCCCGCCCCCCTGGGCTGCACGGGGAATTAAGAAAAGGCTTGGCGCTGTCTATTTCCCGACCTACCATTTCACCACCACGTATGACGCTGAGCTGGCAGCAGGTGTGCTCAAGGAGAAGAAGAAACCCGTGATTGGCCTCGTGGAGCGCGCGTTCATTCCCATAACCTTCTATGAGCATCTGGTAAAACAGCTGCCGGATGCCACGTTTGTCGATGCCACCGAATGGGTGGATCAGATCAGGGCAATCAAAAGCCCGGAAGAGATTGAAATGCTCAAAGCCACTGCTGCCCTGCAGGACGCGGCGATGGAGCATGTGAAGAAGACGATTAAACCCGGCGTTAGAGATCTCGATGTGTACGCAGAGGCTCATTGCTTCTGTTCGAAGAACGGGAGTGAACGCGGACTGGTCCAGGTGAATTCGGGCCCACTCGGGACAATGGTCCCCTTTGATGTCTATCATTTTCAGAATCGTGTGATCAAAGAAGGCGACCAGGTCTCGGTTCTTGTCGAAGTGAACGGCCCCGGCGGTTACTATTGCGAGATCATGAGGATATTCACTGTGGGCAAGGAGCCCACGCAGGAACTGAAGGATGCGTACGCAGTGGCGCTGGAGGCGCAGGAAATGGCTGCAAAAAGAATGAAGCCCGGTGCCGATCCGAAAGAATTATGGGATATGAATAAAGAGTTTCTGGTAAAGAAAGGCTATTTTCCTCCCTCCCGGCTCTTTGCCCATGGCCAGGGGTCATCTCTCGTTGAGCGACCGAGCATACGTCCTGATGAGCCGTGGAAACTGAAAGCAGGGATGAATATCACCATTCATCCTTCGGCGGTCAAGAAGGATGTCTGGACTATCGCCTGCGATAATTACATCGTTCGCGAGAACGGGGGCGAGTTGCTGCATAAGTTCCCCAGGGGAATAACGGTAGTCTGA
- a CDS encoding CoA-acylating methylmalonate-semialdehyde dehydrogenase, which translates to MATERYFFHDDQLPADPISGEKPIKLKYHAGGKWIESASGKYMPCYNPSTGAVIAYTPQCTKDEVERTIQAAVEAFPKWSDMPPGKRAQVLFRLKALVDEHVEELTYLCAKEEGKKWEEAMGDVLKVNEVVEFACGAPHIMKGEALMNVSTGYDTTRYNHPIGVFAGIVPWNFPAMIPHGWMAPICIATGNCMVLKAASFVPQSSMRMMELWQEAGLPAGVLNVITAGRNEAEIFLHHPAIKGVSFVGSTSVGLHIYSTAAANGKRVQALCEAKNHALVLRDCKLDRTAQGIINAFCGCAGERCMALPVIVVENAIADELVAALKKHISQMKLGPAYEKSTDMGPVVNKGHQEFVLGWIETGIREGAELIVDGRKPVVPPGCEKGFFIGPTILDHVTEDMSVGREEVFGPVLCIKRVNNFEEGLKIMNSSRFANGSVIYTQNGYYARTFAKETHGGMVGINVGIPVPVGIFGFTGHKLSFFGDLHVMGRDGFIFYTESKNVTSTWFTEGVEDHGKVDTWDGTMTSMPKKEEKEESIVIKECC; encoded by the coding sequence ATGGCGACCGAACGATATTTTTTCCACGACGATCAACTGCCTGCTGACCCGATCAGCGGCGAGAAGCCAATTAAGTTGAAGTATCATGCCGGAGGGAAGTGGATCGAATCGGCAAGCGGGAAGTACATGCCCTGCTACAATCCATCAACAGGGGCGGTCATCGCATATACCCCCCAGTGCACGAAGGATGAAGTGGAGCGCACAATCCAGGCGGCCGTGGAGGCTTTCCCCAAGTGGTCCGACATGCCGCCGGGTAAGAGAGCCCAGGTGCTTTTCCGGCTCAAGGCTCTTGTTGACGAGCATGTCGAAGAACTGACCTATTTGTGCGCCAAAGAAGAAGGAAAGAAATGGGAAGAGGCGATGGGAGACGTTCTCAAGGTAAATGAAGTCGTCGAATTTGCCTGTGGCGCGCCGCACATCATGAAGGGCGAGGCCTTGATGAACGTGTCCACGGGCTACGACACCACACGATACAACCATCCCATCGGCGTTTTCGCGGGCATTGTCCCCTGGAATTTTCCTGCCATGATCCCTCACGGGTGGATGGCCCCCATATGTATCGCTACCGGTAACTGCATGGTGCTGAAGGCGGCGAGCTTTGTGCCGCAGTCATCGATGCGCATGATGGAACTCTGGCAGGAAGCGGGCCTGCCGGCCGGGGTCCTCAACGTGATCACCGCGGGTCGGAATGAGGCAGAGATATTCTTGCATCACCCTGCCATAAAAGGCGTCTCCTTTGTTGGATCGACCAGTGTGGGCCTCCATATCTACTCTACCGCGGCAGCGAACGGCAAGCGGGTGCAGGCTCTCTGCGAAGCTAAGAACCATGCCCTCGTGCTTCGTGACTGCAAACTCGACAGGACAGCTCAGGGCATCATCAACGCGTTCTGCGGATGCGCAGGAGAACGCTGCATGGCCCTTCCCGTCATAGTGGTTGAGAATGCAATTGCCGATGAACTCGTGGCTGCTCTCAAGAAGCACATATCGCAGATGAAACTCGGGCCCGCGTACGAGAAGTCCACTGACATGGGACCGGTAGTCAACAAGGGTCATCAGGAATTCGTGCTTGGCTGGATCGAGACAGGCATCAGGGAAGGCGCCGAACTCATTGTTGACGGACGAAAACCAGTCGTGCCGCCGGGCTGTGAAAAAGGCTTTTTTATAGGACCTACCATTTTAGATCATGTGACCGAAGATATGTCGGTGGGCCGGGAAGAGGTTTTTGGACCAGTGCTCTGCATCAAGAGGGTGAATAATTTTGAGGAAGGTCTCAAGATCATGAATTCCAGCCGGTTCGCTAACGGATCGGTCATCTATACGCAGAACGGCTACTACGCCCGCACCTTCGCAAAAGAGACGCACGGAGGCATGGTGGGCATAAATGTGGGCATTCCGGTACCGGTGGGGATTTTCGGTTTTACCGGGCACAAGCTTTCCTTCTTCGGCGATCTCCATGTCATGGGACGCGACGGTTTCATATTCTATACGGAAAGCAAGAATGTTACGAGTACCTGGTTCACCGAAGGTGTGGAGGATCACGGAAAAGTGGATACCTGGGACGGGACAATGACGTCCATGCCGAAGAAAGAGGAAAAAGAGGAATCGATAGTCATCAAGGAGTGCTGCTGA
- a CDS encoding 3-keto-5-aminohexanoate cleavage protein, which translates to MEKLIVTAALTGNITLPVQTPYLPLTPQQIIDDAVRAANAGATSVHIHARDPQTAKPTTDPQVYREIAAGIKARSNVIVCVTTGGVTGMTAAQRVQVVPNLKPELATFNTGSMNFSIHPIVERYKDEDYKFPWEKEFASGLKQYIFSNNFADMEYFCNAMRDNGTKPELEAYDVGHIYNIRYLVRQKLLEPPVWMQFVTGVLGGIGSALEDVIYMKQTADRLIGAENYKWSVIGAGYPAEFNLAALAIMMGGHARVGMEDNIFIEKGVLTKSNGELVEKVVRIAKELGREIATPDEGRAILGLKGRDKVNY; encoded by the coding sequence ATGGAGAAACTTATTGTCACTGCGGCCCTGACGGGCAACATTACCCTGCCGGTGCAGACACCTTATCTGCCGCTTACCCCGCAGCAGATCATCGACGACGCCGTCAGGGCTGCAAACGCAGGCGCAACATCGGTTCACATTCACGCCCGCGACCCGCAAACTGCAAAGCCGACGACAGACCCTCAAGTTTACAGGGAAATTGCCGCGGGCATAAAGGCGCGCAGCAATGTGATCGTGTGTGTGACCACCGGCGGCGTGACCGGCATGACCGCGGCTCAGAGAGTCCAGGTAGTGCCAAATCTCAAGCCGGAGCTTGCCACGTTCAACACGGGTTCAATGAACTTCTCGATTCACCCCATCGTCGAGCGGTATAAGGATGAGGATTACAAGTTCCCCTGGGAAAAGGAATTCGCTTCCGGTTTAAAGCAGTACATCTTCAGCAACAACTTTGCCGACATGGAATATTTCTGCAATGCCATGCGCGACAATGGCACCAAACCCGAGCTTGAGGCCTACGATGTAGGCCACATCTACAACATCAGATACCTGGTCAGGCAGAAGCTGTTGGAACCGCCCGTCTGGATGCAGTTCGTCACGGGCGTGCTCGGCGGCATCGGCTCTGCCCTCGAAGACGTTATCTATATGAAGCAGACAGCAGACAGACTCATCGGGGCTGAAAACTATAAATGGTCGGTGATTGGCGCCGGCTACCCCGCGGAATTCAATCTGGCAGCGCTCGCGATCATGATGGGTGGACACGCCAGGGTAGGAATGGAGGATAATATCTTTATTGAGAAGGGTGTCCTCACCAAGAGCAACGGGGAGCTTGTTGAAAAGGTAGTCAGGATTGCGAAAGAACTGGGCAGGGAGATCGCAACGCCGGATGAAGGTAGAGCAATACTCGGACTGAAAGGAAGAGACAAGGTCAACTATTAA
- a CDS encoding ABC transporter substrate-binding protein: MKKLCLISVVLLVFGALMMSCGTKEQAPAEIKVGVIQAQTGMFGGFGQGGVFGIKAAVEDINKQGGVSVGGKKMPIKLTIVDSESDPNKAGSLAESLITQEKVQFIVGGDEPPPMHAGVSTAADKYKVPYVTSVGPYEPWMGMRQETPTKWPYTWATGLFAIEMPAPQGDFRAKPGYTVMDTWTAMLDLFGGKTNKKVGLICSDEPDGRGWYTLFGPAVKKLGYDVIGLDKNMGLLPLETTDFSSLIKQYKDAKVEILWGNAPGPFFGAFWKQAATLGFEPKMVCIGRAALFYTDVAAWGGDLPWGIGTEVWWDPSMKDSPGIGGTTPASLAERWIKETKQPLNPAIGPGYTTVQVLSDAIQRAGTVDPEKVNAALAQTDLLTVRNRVKFDENHFSRGPLMFGQWFKTDKPEKWELKVVFSKHDFVPATGQPIFPKPYK, translated from the coding sequence ATGAAAAAGCTATGTCTGATCTCGGTGGTCCTATTGGTGTTCGGCGCCTTGATGATGAGCTGCGGTACTAAGGAGCAGGCGCCCGCTGAAATAAAGGTGGGCGTCATTCAGGCACAGACGGGCATGTTCGGAGGTTTTGGCCAGGGCGGCGTCTTCGGCATAAAAGCCGCTGTGGAAGATATCAACAAACAGGGCGGGGTAAGTGTCGGCGGAAAGAAGATGCCTATCAAATTGACTATCGTCGACAGCGAGAGCGATCCGAACAAAGCAGGCTCACTTGCCGAGAGCCTGATTACTCAGGAGAAGGTGCAATTCATCGTGGGCGGAGACGAGCCTCCTCCGATGCATGCGGGTGTATCGACAGCCGCAGACAAGTACAAAGTACCGTACGTCACGTCGGTCGGTCCTTATGAGCCGTGGATGGGCATGAGGCAGGAAACTCCCACAAAGTGGCCGTACACATGGGCAACAGGTTTGTTCGCCATCGAGATGCCTGCACCGCAGGGCGATTTCCGCGCTAAACCCGGTTATACAGTCATGGATACGTGGACAGCAATGCTCGATCTCTTCGGAGGAAAAACGAACAAGAAGGTCGGCCTTATCTGCTCGGACGAGCCTGACGGAAGAGGCTGGTATACCTTGTTCGGGCCGGCGGTCAAGAAGCTGGGATACGATGTGATAGGGCTCGACAAGAACATGGGTCTTCTGCCCCTGGAGACAACCGACTTTTCCTCACTGATAAAACAGTACAAGGACGCGAAAGTGGAAATCCTGTGGGGTAACGCTCCCGGTCCTTTCTTCGGCGCATTCTGGAAGCAGGCCGCGACCCTCGGGTTCGAGCCGAAGATGGTCTGCATCGGGCGCGCTGCGCTCTTTTACACTGACGTCGCAGCCTGGGGCGGTGATCTGCCGTGGGGCATAGGCACGGAGGTCTGGTGGGATCCGTCGATGAAAGACTCTCCCGGCATCGGTGGCACAACGCCCGCCTCTCTTGCGGAGAGATGGATTAAGGAGACCAAGCAGCCTCTGAATCCAGCCATTGGCCCGGGCTACACCACGGTGCAGGTCCTCTCCGATGCTATCCAACGGGCGGGTACGGTCGATCCTGAAAAAGTGAACGCTGCTCTCGCGCAGACCGATCTCTTGACGGTCCGCAACCGCGTCAAATTTGATGAGAACCATTTCAGCCGCGGTCCTCTCATGTTCGGCCAGTGGTTCAAAACAGACAAACCGGAAAAATGGGAACTGAAGGTGGTCTTCTCGAAGCATGACTTTGTGCCTGCCACGGGTCAGCCCATATTCCCGAAGCCGTACAAGTGA
- a CDS encoding ABC transporter ATP-binding protein: protein MTDIILSVKGVTKRFGGLTALSNVSFDVQKGEVVGLMGPNGAGKTTLLNVIAGEYAPDSGTIRFKDCDITGCPPHRACHLGIARTYQIPQPFVTLTALQNVKVAAVFGRKAKETTTEFDYDRLFRLVNLLEQKETVAGNLPILSLKKLEMARALAREPELILLDEVAAGITEVEIPRVLETIREIRRMGITIVIIEHVIKVLVNVVDRIVVIDKGMKIAEGSPAMVMNDSKVVEAYFGA, encoded by the coding sequence ATGACTGACATAATCCTTTCCGTAAAAGGAGTGACGAAGCGGTTCGGCGGGCTGACTGCGCTCAGCAATGTGAGTTTCGATGTGCAGAAAGGGGAAGTCGTTGGGCTGATGGGGCCCAACGGGGCAGGCAAGACCACGCTCCTGAACGTAATAGCTGGTGAGTACGCCCCTGACAGCGGTACAATCAGGTTCAAAGACTGCGACATTACCGGCTGTCCGCCTCATAGAGCCTGTCACCTCGGCATTGCCAGAACATACCAGATTCCCCAGCCTTTCGTGACACTCACCGCGCTCCAGAATGTGAAAGTTGCCGCGGTATTCGGCAGAAAAGCCAAAGAGACAACCACCGAGTTTGATTATGACCGTCTATTCCGACTCGTAAATCTTCTGGAGCAAAAGGAGACCGTCGCAGGGAACCTGCCGATCCTGTCCCTCAAGAAACTGGAAATGGCGAGGGCGTTGGCGCGCGAGCCTGAACTGATCCTGCTGGATGAAGTAGCAGCAGGCATCACCGAGGTAGAGATTCCGCGCGTGCTGGAGACGATTCGTGAAATACGCAGGATGGGGATAACGATTGTTATCATCGAACATGTCATCAAGGTACTGGTGAATGTGGTCGACAGGATAGTTGTGATCGACAAGGGAATGAAGATCGCCGAGGGGTCGCCGGCGATGGTCATGAATGACAGCAAGGTTGTGGAGGCTTATTTCGGAGCATAA
- a CDS encoding ABC transporter ATP-binding protein, with protein sequence MPTPPLLRISNIDVFHGTFQALWNISLDIGQGEMLALIGANTSGKTTLLDTISGLLHPAAGTIEFGGVNITQLDPYRIVEQGITQVPEGRRIFPDMSVLDNLLIGSYCGTARQKRTQSLDSVYQHFPRLKERRKQVAKTLSGGEQQMLAIGRGLMADPKLMLIDEMSLGLAPIVIDELFRALRQIKERGITILFVEQNVRRTLKEADRAYILETGRVALSGTASELCEEERVKQAYFGVDVCGV encoded by the coding sequence ATGCCCACTCCACCACTTCTGCGGATCAGCAATATAGATGTTTTTCACGGTACGTTTCAGGCACTGTGGAACATATCCCTGGACATCGGGCAGGGTGAAATGCTGGCACTCATCGGTGCAAACACGTCGGGCAAGACCACACTGCTGGACACAATCTCGGGACTGCTTCATCCGGCCGCCGGCACCATCGAATTCGGAGGCGTGAATATCACGCAGTTGGATCCCTACCGGATAGTGGAACAGGGCATTACACAGGTTCCCGAAGGGAGACGCATCTTTCCCGATATGTCGGTGCTCGATAACCTGCTCATCGGCTCATACTGCGGCACGGCGCGGCAGAAAAGAACGCAGAGTCTCGACTCCGTCTACCAGCACTTCCCCCGACTGAAGGAGAGAAGGAAACAGGTTGCAAAAACCTTAAGTGGCGGCGAACAGCAGATGCTGGCCATAGGAAGAGGTTTAATGGCTGATCCGAAGCTGATGCTGATAGATGAAATGTCACTCGGACTGGCCCCCATAGTGATCGATGAACTTTTCAGGGCCTTGCGACAGATCAAGGAGCGTGGCATCACCATTCTTTTCGTGGAGCAGAACGTGAGGAGAACCCTCAAGGAGGCAGACAGGGCCTATATCCTGGAAACCGGTCGCGTCGCTTTGAGCGGGACAGCATCAGAGCTCTGCGAGGAAGAGCGTGTTAAACAGGCTTATTTCGGAGTGGACGTATGCGGCGTGTAG